Proteins from a genomic interval of Oleidesulfovibrio alaskensis DSM 16109:
- a CDS encoding SulP family inorganic anion transporter, with the protein MLTRVFPFLGWFKGYTGESLRADLISGLTVALVLIPQSMAYAQLAGLPPYYGLYASFLPPLVAALFGSSRQLATGPVAVVSLMTSASLAPLATQGSEAYIAYAIMLALMVGLFQLALGVLRLGLVVNFLSHPVVNGFTNAAAIIIATSQLSKLFGVYVDKAEHHYETIIRVIESAMNFTHWPTLVMGVLAFAIMYLLKRYMPKVPNVLVAVALTTTISWGIGFQHDAKAPVTALKAPAASELIAAFNQKVNAIPALGEKRAELGRKLEEAKGLADDNAHLELEYRIKEVGLAMDRLKGGIHNDRAALRDMLFDGVVMADGSMLFYQQGQTPDGMQTDGRVWRLKVGNRPLDVNALPMMGGGAVVGTVPSGLPTLSIPTLDISVMLQLLPYAAIISLLGFMEAISIAKAMAAKTGQRLDPNQELVGQGLANILGAVGKSYPASGSFSRSAVNLASGAVSGLSSVFTSMAVVIVLLFFTPLLYHLPQSVLAAVIMMAVIGLINAQGFRHAWKAQWYDGAISIVSFLCTLAFAPHLDKGIFVGVVLSLGVFLYKSMRPRVANLSRDENLDMRDAEARGLRQCEYMAVVRFDGPLFFANASFLEDQIMERMEAMPRLRHILIVCNGINDIDASGEEALGLLIDRVRSAGIDLSFSGMNEAVTAVLKRTHVWERIGEDHIYATMDAALCEIHEKAHKNGAEDNCPLTTYCALT; encoded by the coding sequence ATGCTGACGAGAGTCTTCCCTTTCCTCGGATGGTTCAAAGGGTATACCGGCGAAAGCCTGAGAGCGGATCTGATTTCCGGTCTCACGGTGGCGCTGGTCCTAATTCCGCAGTCCATGGCCTATGCGCAGCTTGCGGGATTGCCTCCATATTACGGTCTGTACGCCTCTTTTCTTCCTCCGCTGGTAGCGGCGCTGTTCGGTTCCAGCCGTCAGCTTGCCACCGGTCCGGTGGCTGTGGTCTCACTGATGACCTCGGCCTCGCTTGCTCCTCTCGCCACGCAGGGCAGCGAGGCGTACATAGCATACGCCATCATGCTGGCTCTGATGGTGGGACTTTTTCAGCTGGCGCTGGGTGTACTGCGGCTGGGGCTGGTGGTTAACTTTCTGTCGCACCCCGTGGTCAACGGGTTTACCAACGCGGCGGCCATCATCATTGCCACCTCGCAGCTTTCCAAGCTGTTCGGCGTGTATGTGGACAAAGCCGAGCATCACTACGAAACCATTATCCGCGTCATTGAAAGCGCAATGAATTTCACGCACTGGCCGACCCTTGTCATGGGGGTGCTGGCCTTTGCCATCATGTATCTGCTCAAACGGTACATGCCCAAGGTGCCCAACGTGCTGGTGGCCGTGGCGCTGACCACCACCATATCGTGGGGTATCGGGTTTCAGCACGATGCCAAGGCTCCCGTTACCGCGCTCAAGGCCCCCGCGGCCTCGGAGCTGATCGCCGCCTTTAACCAGAAGGTGAACGCCATTCCCGCACTGGGAGAAAAACGCGCGGAGCTGGGCAGAAAGCTTGAAGAAGCAAAAGGCCTGGCCGATGACAATGCCCACCTTGAGCTGGAATACCGCATCAAGGAAGTGGGGCTGGCCATGGACCGCCTGAAAGGCGGCATTCATAACGACAGAGCCGCGCTGCGCGACATGCTGTTTGACGGTGTGGTCATGGCCGACGGCTCCATGCTTTTTTATCAGCAGGGGCAGACTCCCGACGGTATGCAGACCGACGGACGCGTGTGGCGCCTGAAGGTGGGTAACAGACCTCTTGACGTGAACGCACTGCCCATGATGGGCGGCGGTGCGGTGGTGGGCACCGTGCCCAGCGGTCTGCCCACGCTTTCCATTCCGACCCTTGATATCAGCGTCATGCTGCAGCTGCTTCCCTATGCTGCCATTATTTCGCTGCTGGGCTTTATGGAAGCCATTTCCATTGCCAAGGCCATGGCCGCCAAAACAGGTCAGCGTCTTGACCCCAACCAGGAACTTGTGGGGCAGGGGCTTGCCAACATTCTGGGCGCGGTGGGCAAAAGCTATCCCGCATCCGGTTCGTTTTCGCGTTCGGCGGTCAACCTGGCTTCCGGTGCCGTAAGCGGGCTTTCCAGCGTGTTCACATCCATGGCTGTGGTCATTGTGCTGCTGTTTTTCACCCCGCTGCTGTATCATCTCCCGCAGTCGGTGCTGGCAGCGGTCATCATGATGGCGGTTATCGGGCTGATCAACGCGCAGGGCTTCCGCCATGCATGGAAGGCCCAGTGGTACGACGGTGCCATTTCCATTGTATCTTTTCTGTGCACGCTGGCGTTTGCGCCGCATCTGGACAAGGGTATCTTTGTGGGCGTGGTGCTGTCGCTGGGTGTGTTCCTGTATAAATCCATGCGTCCCCGCGTGGCGAACCTGTCGCGCGACGAAAATCTGGATATGCGCGATGCGGAGGCCAGAGGGCTGCGTCAGTGCGAGTATATGGCCGTTGTCCGTTTTGACGGGCCGCTGTTTTTCGCCAACGCCAGCTTTCTGGAAGACCAGATAATGGAACGCATGGAGGCCATGCCCCGCCTGCGCCACATTCTGATAGTGTGCAACGGCATCAACGATATTGACGCATCGGGCGAAGAAGCACTGGGACTGCTTATCGACCGTGTACGCAGCGCCGGCATCGATCTGTCTTTTTCGGGCATGAACGAGGCTGTCACTGCGGTGCTCAAGCGTACCCACGTGTGGGAACGCATCGGAGAAGACCACATATACGCGACCATGGACGCTGCCTTGTGCGAAATCCATGAAAAGGCTCATAAAAACGGAGCCGAGGACAACTGTCCGCTAACAACCTACTGCGCATTGACGTAG
- a CDS encoding tetratricopeptide repeat protein encodes MSAELTRARKQLTQVRSLLRQGKVMPAAQSYHTALLAVLKNPLMKAEKEEFERLLDDAAHHLNNDAELRRVFPLTISYKPGAEREVLDVVASLVKALEEAAVSEAQEQLRQFEASKEAEMRRGQQMLDDRQFEDAQKHFRGLVARFEDDAELKGEIGDRFLKAGRYEEAFEYLAQALDESPESVHLYNRIGIALRKLGKFDVAEKYYFKAAKYTGHDPHLFFNLGRLYVDWGKWDRVAKAAGMALKLKPDFVEAEKMLNFALKKIQ; translated from the coding sequence ATGTCTGCTGAACTGACCAGAGCGCGGAAACAGCTTACGCAGGTGCGTTCGCTGCTGCGGCAGGGCAAGGTTATGCCCGCTGCGCAGTCGTATCACACTGCTTTGCTGGCTGTTCTTAAAAACCCGCTGATGAAGGCGGAGAAAGAGGAATTCGAGCGTCTGCTGGATGATGCGGCGCATCATCTGAATAATGACGCCGAACTGCGCAGGGTTTTTCCGTTGACCATTTCTTACAAACCCGGTGCGGAACGTGAAGTGCTGGATGTGGTGGCATCGCTGGTCAAGGCGCTGGAAGAGGCCGCCGTGTCCGAAGCGCAGGAACAGCTCAGGCAGTTTGAAGCGTCGAAAGAGGCTGAGATGCGGCGCGGGCAGCAGATGCTGGACGACCGTCAGTTTGAGGATGCGCAGAAACACTTCCGCGGACTGGTTGCCCGGTTTGAAGACGATGCCGAGCTGAAGGGCGAGATTGGCGACCGCTTTCTGAAAGCGGGCCGCTACGAAGAAGCTTTTGAATACCTTGCGCAGGCGCTGGATGAAAGCCCCGAGTCGGTGCATCTGTACAACCGTATCGGCATTGCCCTGCGCAAGCTGGGCAAGTTCGACGTGGCCGAAAAGTATTACTTCAAGGCTGCCAAGTACACGGGGCATGACCCGCATCTGTTTTTTAACCTCGGCCGGCTGTATGTGGACTGGGGCAAGTGGGACAGAGTAGCCAAGGCTGCGGGTATGGCTCTGAAATTAAAACCCGACTTTGTGGAAGCGGAAAAGATGCTCAACTTCGCACTGAAAAAAATCCAGTGA
- the carA gene encoding glutamine-hydrolyzing carbamoyl-phosphate synthase small subunit codes for MRALLALEDGFVLEGRSFTGPGETGGEVIFNTGMTGYQEVLTDPSYAGQMVCMTYPLIGNYGVTREDVESGKVHVEAFIVKECCKVPSNWRSVASLPDYLKRNGIMGIEGIDTRALTRHLRMHGAMRGIISTAETDPAALVQRAKDLPSMEGQNLVVRVAPESPYRWDGERPQKVTLQDGVYAWPGKGPRVVVYDFGIKWNILRLLAAEGLDLLVVPPSFTAQDVQRCGAEAVFLSNGPGDPATLKAEIAEIAKLTDMMPVAGICLGHQLLGHALGGTTRKLKFGHHGCNSPVKDLTTGRIEVSSQNHGFCVELDAVPDVRVTHVNLNDNTLEGFEHTVKPVISVQHHPEASPGPNDSHYFFGRFRKLLREHLGK; via the coding sequence ATGAGAGCGCTGCTGGCCCTTGAAGACGGCTTCGTACTGGAAGGCCGTTCCTTTACCGGCCCCGGAGAGACGGGTGGTGAGGTGATTTTCAACACCGGCATGACCGGCTATCAGGAAGTGCTGACGGATCCTTCGTATGCGGGGCAGATGGTCTGCATGACCTATCCGCTTATCGGCAACTACGGAGTGACCCGCGAAGACGTGGAATCCGGCAAGGTGCACGTTGAGGCGTTCATTGTTAAGGAATGCTGCAAGGTGCCCTCCAACTGGCGTTCCGTGGCGTCGCTTCCCGATTATCTCAAGCGTAACGGAATTATGGGCATCGAAGGCATAGACACCCGCGCCCTTACCCGTCATCTGCGCATGCACGGAGCCATGCGGGGCATTATCTCCACTGCGGAGACCGACCCCGCGGCGCTGGTGCAGCGGGCAAAAGACCTGCCGTCCATGGAAGGCCAGAATCTGGTTGTGCGCGTGGCACCCGAAAGCCCTTACCGCTGGGACGGCGAGCGCCCTCAGAAAGTGACTCTGCAGGACGGGGTGTACGCATGGCCGGGCAAGGGGCCGCGTGTGGTGGTCTATGACTTCGGCATCAAATGGAATATTCTGCGCCTGCTTGCCGCAGAAGGACTGGACCTGCTTGTGGTGCCGCCTTCTTTTACCGCGCAGGACGTGCAGCGTTGCGGTGCCGAGGCCGTGTTCCTTTCCAACGGTCCCGGAGACCCGGCAACGCTGAAGGCTGAAATAGCCGAAATCGCAAAACTGACCGACATGATGCCCGTGGCCGGCATCTGTCTGGGGCATCAGCTGCTCGGGCATGCGCTGGGCGGTACCACGCGCAAGCTTAAATTCGGGCACCACGGCTGCAACAGCCCGGTGAAGGACCTGACAACGGGGCGCATAGAAGTCTCTTCGCAAAACCACGGGTTCTGTGTAGAGTTGGATGCAGTTCCCGATGTGCGTGTGACCCATGTGAACCTGAATGACAATACGCTTGAGGGTTTCGAGCATACCGTCAAACCGGTCATTTCGGTGCAGCACCACCCCGAAGCCAGCCCGGGACCCAACGACAGCCACTACTTCTTCGGCAGGTTCCGCAAACTGCTGCGCGAACATCTGGGAAAGTAG
- the kdsB gene encoding 3-deoxy-manno-octulosonate cytidylyltransferase produces the protein MTATACYGIIPARYDSSRFPGKPLADIQGRPMFWHVWHRASLCPQLQQVVLATDDGRIAEAAHALDVPYVMTRSDHPSGTDRVFEAATLLQLDEDAVVVNIQGDEPALEPRMLSELVRPFAEDAAVQVTTLARAISPQQAACPDVVKVVCTAGGDALYFSRAAIPYCRDGQSGAPCMGHVGLYAFRYQALRRFTQLEQSVLERTEKLEQLRLLENNIPIRVVETAYRTHGVDRPGDIDVIINMIRENEG, from the coding sequence ATGACCGCAACAGCATGTTACGGAATAATCCCGGCACGATACGATTCTTCCCGTTTTCCCGGCAAACCGTTGGCAGATATTCAGGGCCGCCCCATGTTCTGGCATGTGTGGCACAGGGCAAGCCTGTGTCCGCAGCTGCAGCAGGTGGTGCTGGCCACGGACGACGGACGGATTGCGGAAGCGGCGCACGCGCTGGACGTGCCGTATGTGATGACCCGTTCCGACCACCCCAGCGGCACCGACCGCGTTTTTGAAGCGGCAACGCTGCTGCAGCTGGACGAGGACGCCGTGGTGGTTAATATTCAGGGTGACGAGCCCGCACTGGAGCCGCGCATGCTTTCCGAGCTGGTGCGGCCTTTTGCTGAAGATGCCGCCGTGCAGGTAACCACTCTGGCGCGGGCCATCAGCCCGCAGCAGGCCGCCTGTCCCGATGTGGTCAAGGTGGTGTGCACGGCGGGGGGTGACGCTCTGTATTTTTCGCGGGCAGCCATACCGTACTGCCGCGACGGGCAGTCCGGTGCGCCCTGCATGGGGCACGTGGGGCTGTATGCTTTCCGGTATCAGGCTCTGCGGCGTTTTACGCAGCTGGAACAGTCCGTGCTTGAGCGTACGGAAAAACTGGAGCAGCTGCGGCTTCTGGAAAACAATATACCCATACGGGTGGTGGAAACGGCATACCGGACGCACGGTGTGGACCGCCCCGGGGATATCGACGTAATTATCAACATGATACGGGAGAACGAAGGATGA